A single region of the Ciconia boyciana chromosome 13, ASM3463844v1, whole genome shotgun sequence genome encodes:
- the PALB2 gene encoding partner and localizer of BRCA2 isoform X1, with product MGTRHPRAARFRREAAMEGPAGMEEPAGSGALSGAEKEQLREKLALLRREYSETVSRLRRARRAERARSHGRGTAAEGGRRERSPAGSRDNVSPSADKRETSQLQTKTCSDLDTEKKTSVTFKHVLKFSSNAVSLQESSQAESIQAGQESLGCGIVRPAPAEKKPQSSRSLMKLRRRTKALVSEERESVRDVHLINADETVKNQIASTEELRSPVFRRSSLSNTEGNTQRASRPALVQREGNSFTPPDAALGVVQDTLEDSVLPGVPELFPCALRDSSDVWQPESPSAVATSDNREPARPRSENGDSVLLDTSGDGGKESSSVTKQTDGESMCEDRGELHRLLDLMSENEVLPADGNNAITNESKSHEENQSDANSLNPFPTDLALGNADELSEDQQREIRSRLSHPEKVTAPESALNSCTVVEGLLFPVEYYVRTTRRMSNCQRKVDLDAVILSQLGRSKKGQRSKCKQKDANSDRPSQERVESDLESGVVPFPFLGAENDPENSSSPQKSLPVSSGSSTSLGSISQNSMTSAKRDQRLSQRKQKGRRKSTCKPPVHQVSQELIESLDLITTRESSSLLLNECQNEKENCEADLEKSSPGERRLSAAAALGSREAEVTGAIRPRSADPPPGGSQVLGKCRKTLLEQVQNPLHNSDALNPGNETFASHTGDLEANLTVCQADKHPVEPVKNQHVQGACRAAQLLAINGPLRRSLRSSARQRASQVSQDESKRGRSYPAGLEGLASLGLPATGPDACGSLFSFRSLQWLASRLGIREFHLPDEEFGQLKREKLESSPVNDLEVFVPSVFGDGVASEDMQDAQTNPEEKSLKSNLISPFKNGLPKLSRLESPPSKEELSTHELLFTPVGTVLAGAPTQPESQISSCVFPVVGATPAVLPSVRSKVFPNTPSVPPSQVSLHSSKGASAQLVDDGECKDSAIPLHLDSCGAGSARKEEEQGTTFPSEAERGPDNKSDEAVALEKHQQSESKQQRSCRAPEQKKDVAEQLTPVLLDDLREESLQLVSKLKDSSSSCAVDVSTMWWEAAGSRAPCVVTACESSVSLWKPLAPDRWGKVYTWQLGEIPVIQIVPLPDTCNLVCIALGDLEIGEIRLLLYSSENDSFEQSLVKTGNIKAVLGLKDRRLVSSSRTVQELQVEIVSLSETGRSKDGQTLMPPEETVLAFAEVEGMRDALVGTTAVNSIVVWNLKTGQLLKKMHVGYSYPASVCHRAYSDSGLLFVVLSHPHAKESESCGNPAFRVIAFNPKTARSTGVMFSSLPPGHTGRYLEGDVKDASAAAVLTSGAIAVWDLLLGRCTALLPPGPEESWALARWATTSACLLAGQRDGTVCLYRYRQPQPGAA from the exons ATGGGCACGCGCCACCCGCGCGCCGCGCGCTTCCGGCGGGAGGCGGCCATGGAGGGACCGGCGGGCATGGAGGAGCCGGCGGGAAGCGGGGCTCTCAGCGGCGCCGAGAAGGAGCag CTGAGGGAGAAGCTGGCGCTGCTGAGGAGGGAGTACAGCGAGACCGTGAGCCGGCTGCGG CGGGCGCGGCGAGCCGAGCGAGCCCGGAGCCACGGCCGGGGCACGGCGGCGGAAGGAGGCCGGCGGGAGCGGAGCCCCGCAG GTTCTAGAGATAACGTATCTCCTAGTGCTGACAAACGTGAAACCTCTCAGTTACAGACTAAAACCTGCTCTGATCTtgacacagagaagaaaacttctGTCACATTTAAACACGTTCTCAAATTCTCCAGTAATGCGGTTAGCCTGCAGGAGAGCTCGCAGGCAGAAAGCATACAGGCTGGCCAGGAGAGCCTGGGCTGTGGAATCGTTAGGCCTGCCCCTGCGGAGAAGAAACCCCAATCCTCCAGAAGCTTGATGAAGCTGAGGAGACGGACGAAGGCTCTGGTCTCGGAGGAAAGGGAATCAGTGCGTGATGTGCATCTAATCAACGCTGATGAAACGGTGAAAAATCAAATTGCCAGTACAGAGGAACTTCGGTCGCCAGTCTTCAGGCGAAGCAGTCTCTCGAACACTGAGGGAAACACTCAAAGAGCATCCAGACCAGCGCTtgtgcagagagaaggaaacagtTTCACTCCTCCCGATGCAGCGTTAGGGGTTGTACAAGACACGCTTGAAGACAGCGTTCTTCCAGGAGTGCCTGAGCTGTTCCCGTGTGCGCTGAGGGACAGCAGCGATGTCTGGCAGCCTGAGTCCCCGAGTGCTGTGGCCACATCTGATAACCGTGAGCCTGCACGGCCGCGTTCAGAGAACGGTGACTCTGTTTTACTTGACACCAGTGGCGATGGAGGAAAAGAATCCTCCAGTGTAACAAAACAAACGGACGGTGAGAGTATGTGTGAAGATCGGGGAGAATTACATAGGCTCTTGGATTTAATGTCAGAAAACGAAGTATTGCCTGCTGACGGAAATAACGCTATAACTAATGAGAGCAAAAGCCATGAAGAAAATCAAAGTGACGCTAATAGCTTAAATCCTTTTCCTACAGATCTTGCTCTGGGCAATGCTGACGAACTGTCGGAGGATCAACAGCGTGAAATTCGGTCAAGGCTTTCTCATCCAGAAAAGGTGACAGCTCCTGAAAGCGCACTGAACTCTTGCACAGTGGTTGAAGGGCTTCTCTTCCCAGTTGAATACTACGTCAGGACAACTCGACGCATGTCTAATTGCCAGAGGAAAGTGGACCTCGATGCTGTAATTCTTAGCCAGCTGGGCAGAAGCAAGAAAGGTCAGCGAAGTAAGTGCAAGCAGAAAGATGCAAATTCAGATCGGCCCTCCCAAGAAAGAGTTGAAAGTGACTTGGAGTCAGGGGTCGTGCCGTTCCCTTTTCTTGGTGCAGAAAATGATCCAGAAAATTCAAGCAGTCCTCAGAAATCTCTTCCTGTGTCCAGTGGTAGCAGCACTTCACTTGGATCCATTTCTCAAAACAGTATGACTAGCGCAAAGCGAGATCAGAGACTGtcacagaggaaacaaaagggaagaagaaagtctACCTGCAAACCCCCTGTGCATCAAGTGTCACAGGAACTTATAGAGAGTTTGGATCTCATAACAACGAGGGAAAGCAGTAGTCTGCTGTTGAATGAGTGtcagaatgaaaaggaaaattgtgaGGCTGATCTTGAAAAATCGTCTCCAGGTGAGAGAAGGCTGTCTGCTGCTGCGGCTCTCGGGTCTAGAGAGGCAGAAGTGACTGGTGCTATACGGCCACGGAGTGCTGATCCTCCTCCTGGAGGAAGCCAAGTGCTTGGCAAATGCCGTAAGACTCTGTTGGAACAAGTTCAAAATCCACTTCACAACAGCGATGCTCTGAACCCGGGGAATGAAACTTTTGCCAGCCATACAGGAGATCTGGAAGCCAACTTAACTGTGTGTCAGGCTGATAAACATCCAGTGGAGCCTGTGAAGAATCAGCACGTGCAAGGAGCCTGCAGGGCTGCGCAGCTCCTAGCGATTAATGGCCCTCTGCGCCGCTCCCTGCGTTCCTCTGCAAGACAGAGAGCCAGTCAAGTCTCACAAG ATGAGAGCAAAAGAGGACGTAGCTATCCAGCGGGTTTAGAGGGTCTTGCTTCTCTTGGCCTCCCTGCTACGGGCCCCGATGCTTGCggctctctcttctccttccgCAGTCTCCAGTGGCTGGCCTCCAGACTGGGTATCAGAGAGTTTCACTTGCCGGATGAGGAATTTGGACAACTAAAACGTGAGAAATTAGAATCTTCCCCTGTGAATGACTTGGAGGTTTTTGTTCCTAGCGTGTTTGGAGATGGTGTGGCTTCAGAGGACATGCAAGATGCACAAACgaatccagaagaaaaaagtctcaAAAGTAATTTGATTTCGCCTTTCAAAAATGGATTGCCCAAGTTATCTCGCTTAGAAAGCCCACCTTCCAAGGAGGAACTGTCCACCCATGAATTGCTGTTTACTCCCGTGGGGACTGTCTTAGCTGGTGCTCCCACTCAGCCTGAGTCTCAGATTTCCTCATGCGTTTTCCCTGTTGTGGGTGCAACCCCAGCTGTTTTACCATCAGTACGCAGCAAGGTCTTCCCCAATACACCGTCTGTACCTCCCTCGCAAGTGAGCCTGCATTCCTCCAAAGGAGCATCTGCCCAGCTCGTGGATGATGGGGAATGCAAAGACTCTGCCATTCCACTGCACTTGGACAGCTGTGGTGCAGGATCTGCtagaaaagaggaggaacaagGTACAACGTTTCcttcagaagctgaaagagGTCCCGATAATAAATCCGATGAGGCTGTGGCCTTGGAGAAGCATCAGCAgtcagaaagcaaacagcagagatCCTGCAGAGCTCCTGAACAG AAAAAAGATGTAGCAGAACAGTTGACTCCAGTACTGCTTGATGACCTGAGAGAAGAGAGCTTGCAGCTTGTATCAAAGCTGAAG GATTCTTCAAGTTCCTGTGCTGTGGATGTGAGCACCATGTGGTGGGaagcagctggcagcagagcgCCGTGCGTGGTGACTGCTTGTGAGAGTTCTGTCTCCCTGTGGAAACCTCTGGCACCTGACCGCTGGGGAAAGGTCTATACTTGGCAGCTCGGAGAG ATTCCTGTAATACAGATCGTTCCTCTGCCAGACACCTGTAATCTCGTGTGTATAGCATTGGGAGATTTGGAGATTGGAGAAATAAG GCTCTTGCTTTATTCTTCTGAGAATGACTCATTCGAGCAATCGCTAGTAAAAACTGGAAATATAAAAGCTGTTCTTGGGCTAAAGGATAGAAGGctggtcagcagcagcaggaccgTGCAAGAGCTGCAAGTGGAAATAGTATCGCTTTCAGAGACAGGAAG GAGCAAGGATGGACAGACTTTGATGCCCCCTGAAGAAACTGTTTTAGCTTTTGCTGAAGTAGAAGGAATGAGAGACGCCTTGGTTGGCACCACTGCGGTGAACAGCATTGTTGTTTG GAATTTGAAGACAGGCCAGCTCCTGAAGAAGATGCACGTTGGTTATTCCTACCCAGCTTCCGTCTGCCATCGAGCGTATTCCGACTCT GGccttctgtttgttgttttaagtCATCCACATGCCAAAGAGAGTGAGTCCTGTGGAAACCCCGCGTTCCGCGTGATAGCGTTCAACCCCAAAACAGCCAGGAGCACGGGAGTGatgttctcctccctcccacctgggcacactggaAG GTACCTGGAGGGTGACGTGAAGGACGCTTCTGCCGCAGCCGTGCTGACGTCGGGGGCCATCGCGGTGTGGGACCTGCTGCTGGGCCGGTGCACGGCCCTGCTGCCCCCGGGCCCGGAGGAGAGCTGGGCGCTGGCCCGCTGGGCCACCACCAGTGCCTGCCTGCTGGCCGGGCAGCGGGACGGGACCGTCTGCCTGTACCGGTaccggcagccccagccaggagcggCCTGA
- the PALB2 gene encoding partner and localizer of BRCA2 isoform X2 — MGTRHPRAARFRREAAMEGPAGMEEPAGSGALSGAEKEQLREKLALLRREYSETVSRLRRARRAERARSHGRGTAAEGGRRERSPAGSRDNVSPSADKRETSQLQTKTCSDLDTEKKTSVTFKHVLKFSSNAVSLQESSQAESIQAGQESLGCGIVRPAPAEKKPQSSRSLMKLRRRTKALVSEERESVRDVHLINADETVKNQIASTEELRSPVFRRSSLSNTEGNTQRASRPALVQREGNSFTPPDAALGVVQDTLEDSVLPGVPELFPCALRDSSDVWQPESPSAVATSDNREPARPRSENGDSVLLDTSGDGGKESSSVTKQTDDLALGNADELSEDQQREIRSRLSHPEKVTAPESALNSCTVVEGLLFPVEYYVRTTRRMSNCQRKVDLDAVILSQLGRSKKGQRSKCKQKDANSDRPSQERVESDLESGVVPFPFLGAENDPENSSSPQKSLPVSSGSSTSLGSISQNSMTSAKRDQRLSQRKQKGRRKSTCKPPVHQVSQELIESLDLITTRESSSLLLNECQNEKENCEADLEKSSPGERRLSAAAALGSREAEVTGAIRPRSADPPPGGSQVLGKCRKTLLEQVQNPLHNSDALNPGNETFASHTGDLEANLTVCQADKHPVEPVKNQHVQGACRAAQLLAINGPLRRSLRSSARQRASQVSQDESKRGRSYPAGLEGLASLGLPATGPDACGSLFSFRSLQWLASRLGIREFHLPDEEFGQLKREKLESSPVNDLEVFVPSVFGDGVASEDMQDAQTNPEEKSLKSNLISPFKNGLPKLSRLESPPSKEELSTHELLFTPVGTVLAGAPTQPESQISSCVFPVVGATPAVLPSVRSKVFPNTPSVPPSQVSLHSSKGASAQLVDDGECKDSAIPLHLDSCGAGSARKEEEQGTTFPSEAERGPDNKSDEAVALEKHQQSESKQQRSCRAPEQKKDVAEQLTPVLLDDLREESLQLVSKLKDSSSSCAVDVSTMWWEAAGSRAPCVVTACESSVSLWKPLAPDRWGKVYTWQLGEIPVIQIVPLPDTCNLVCIALGDLEIGEIRLLLYSSENDSFEQSLVKTGNIKAVLGLKDRRLVSSSRTVQELQVEIVSLSETGRSKDGQTLMPPEETVLAFAEVEGMRDALVGTTAVNSIVVWNLKTGQLLKKMHVGYSYPASVCHRAYSDSGLLFVVLSHPHAKESESCGNPAFRVIAFNPKTARSTGVMFSSLPPGHTGRYLEGDVKDASAAAVLTSGAIAVWDLLLGRCTALLPPGPEESWALARWATTSACLLAGQRDGTVCLYRYRQPQPGAA; from the exons ATGGGCACGCGCCACCCGCGCGCCGCGCGCTTCCGGCGGGAGGCGGCCATGGAGGGACCGGCGGGCATGGAGGAGCCGGCGGGAAGCGGGGCTCTCAGCGGCGCCGAGAAGGAGCag CTGAGGGAGAAGCTGGCGCTGCTGAGGAGGGAGTACAGCGAGACCGTGAGCCGGCTGCGG CGGGCGCGGCGAGCCGAGCGAGCCCGGAGCCACGGCCGGGGCACGGCGGCGGAAGGAGGCCGGCGGGAGCGGAGCCCCGCAG GTTCTAGAGATAACGTATCTCCTAGTGCTGACAAACGTGAAACCTCTCAGTTACAGACTAAAACCTGCTCTGATCTtgacacagagaagaaaacttctGTCACATTTAAACACGTTCTCAAATTCTCCAGTAATGCGGTTAGCCTGCAGGAGAGCTCGCAGGCAGAAAGCATACAGGCTGGCCAGGAGAGCCTGGGCTGTGGAATCGTTAGGCCTGCCCCTGCGGAGAAGAAACCCCAATCCTCCAGAAGCTTGATGAAGCTGAGGAGACGGACGAAGGCTCTGGTCTCGGAGGAAAGGGAATCAGTGCGTGATGTGCATCTAATCAACGCTGATGAAACGGTGAAAAATCAAATTGCCAGTACAGAGGAACTTCGGTCGCCAGTCTTCAGGCGAAGCAGTCTCTCGAACACTGAGGGAAACACTCAAAGAGCATCCAGACCAGCGCTtgtgcagagagaaggaaacagtTTCACTCCTCCCGATGCAGCGTTAGGGGTTGTACAAGACACGCTTGAAGACAGCGTTCTTCCAGGAGTGCCTGAGCTGTTCCCGTGTGCGCTGAGGGACAGCAGCGATGTCTGGCAGCCTGAGTCCCCGAGTGCTGTGGCCACATCTGATAACCGTGAGCCTGCACGGCCGCGTTCAGAGAACGGTGACTCTGTTTTACTTGACACCAGTGGCGATGGAGGAAAAGAATCCTCCAGTGTAACAAAACAAACGGACG ATCTTGCTCTGGGCAATGCTGACGAACTGTCGGAGGATCAACAGCGTGAAATTCGGTCAAGGCTTTCTCATCCAGAAAAGGTGACAGCTCCTGAAAGCGCACTGAACTCTTGCACAGTGGTTGAAGGGCTTCTCTTCCCAGTTGAATACTACGTCAGGACAACTCGACGCATGTCTAATTGCCAGAGGAAAGTGGACCTCGATGCTGTAATTCTTAGCCAGCTGGGCAGAAGCAAGAAAGGTCAGCGAAGTAAGTGCAAGCAGAAAGATGCAAATTCAGATCGGCCCTCCCAAGAAAGAGTTGAAAGTGACTTGGAGTCAGGGGTCGTGCCGTTCCCTTTTCTTGGTGCAGAAAATGATCCAGAAAATTCAAGCAGTCCTCAGAAATCTCTTCCTGTGTCCAGTGGTAGCAGCACTTCACTTGGATCCATTTCTCAAAACAGTATGACTAGCGCAAAGCGAGATCAGAGACTGtcacagaggaaacaaaagggaagaagaaagtctACCTGCAAACCCCCTGTGCATCAAGTGTCACAGGAACTTATAGAGAGTTTGGATCTCATAACAACGAGGGAAAGCAGTAGTCTGCTGTTGAATGAGTGtcagaatgaaaaggaaaattgtgaGGCTGATCTTGAAAAATCGTCTCCAGGTGAGAGAAGGCTGTCTGCTGCTGCGGCTCTCGGGTCTAGAGAGGCAGAAGTGACTGGTGCTATACGGCCACGGAGTGCTGATCCTCCTCCTGGAGGAAGCCAAGTGCTTGGCAAATGCCGTAAGACTCTGTTGGAACAAGTTCAAAATCCACTTCACAACAGCGATGCTCTGAACCCGGGGAATGAAACTTTTGCCAGCCATACAGGAGATCTGGAAGCCAACTTAACTGTGTGTCAGGCTGATAAACATCCAGTGGAGCCTGTGAAGAATCAGCACGTGCAAGGAGCCTGCAGGGCTGCGCAGCTCCTAGCGATTAATGGCCCTCTGCGCCGCTCCCTGCGTTCCTCTGCAAGACAGAGAGCCAGTCAAGTCTCACAAG ATGAGAGCAAAAGAGGACGTAGCTATCCAGCGGGTTTAGAGGGTCTTGCTTCTCTTGGCCTCCCTGCTACGGGCCCCGATGCTTGCggctctctcttctccttccgCAGTCTCCAGTGGCTGGCCTCCAGACTGGGTATCAGAGAGTTTCACTTGCCGGATGAGGAATTTGGACAACTAAAACGTGAGAAATTAGAATCTTCCCCTGTGAATGACTTGGAGGTTTTTGTTCCTAGCGTGTTTGGAGATGGTGTGGCTTCAGAGGACATGCAAGATGCACAAACgaatccagaagaaaaaagtctcaAAAGTAATTTGATTTCGCCTTTCAAAAATGGATTGCCCAAGTTATCTCGCTTAGAAAGCCCACCTTCCAAGGAGGAACTGTCCACCCATGAATTGCTGTTTACTCCCGTGGGGACTGTCTTAGCTGGTGCTCCCACTCAGCCTGAGTCTCAGATTTCCTCATGCGTTTTCCCTGTTGTGGGTGCAACCCCAGCTGTTTTACCATCAGTACGCAGCAAGGTCTTCCCCAATACACCGTCTGTACCTCCCTCGCAAGTGAGCCTGCATTCCTCCAAAGGAGCATCTGCCCAGCTCGTGGATGATGGGGAATGCAAAGACTCTGCCATTCCACTGCACTTGGACAGCTGTGGTGCAGGATCTGCtagaaaagaggaggaacaagGTACAACGTTTCcttcagaagctgaaagagGTCCCGATAATAAATCCGATGAGGCTGTGGCCTTGGAGAAGCATCAGCAgtcagaaagcaaacagcagagatCCTGCAGAGCTCCTGAACAG AAAAAAGATGTAGCAGAACAGTTGACTCCAGTACTGCTTGATGACCTGAGAGAAGAGAGCTTGCAGCTTGTATCAAAGCTGAAG GATTCTTCAAGTTCCTGTGCTGTGGATGTGAGCACCATGTGGTGGGaagcagctggcagcagagcgCCGTGCGTGGTGACTGCTTGTGAGAGTTCTGTCTCCCTGTGGAAACCTCTGGCACCTGACCGCTGGGGAAAGGTCTATACTTGGCAGCTCGGAGAG ATTCCTGTAATACAGATCGTTCCTCTGCCAGACACCTGTAATCTCGTGTGTATAGCATTGGGAGATTTGGAGATTGGAGAAATAAG GCTCTTGCTTTATTCTTCTGAGAATGACTCATTCGAGCAATCGCTAGTAAAAACTGGAAATATAAAAGCTGTTCTTGGGCTAAAGGATAGAAGGctggtcagcagcagcaggaccgTGCAAGAGCTGCAAGTGGAAATAGTATCGCTTTCAGAGACAGGAAG GAGCAAGGATGGACAGACTTTGATGCCCCCTGAAGAAACTGTTTTAGCTTTTGCTGAAGTAGAAGGAATGAGAGACGCCTTGGTTGGCACCACTGCGGTGAACAGCATTGTTGTTTG GAATTTGAAGACAGGCCAGCTCCTGAAGAAGATGCACGTTGGTTATTCCTACCCAGCTTCCGTCTGCCATCGAGCGTATTCCGACTCT GGccttctgtttgttgttttaagtCATCCACATGCCAAAGAGAGTGAGTCCTGTGGAAACCCCGCGTTCCGCGTGATAGCGTTCAACCCCAAAACAGCCAGGAGCACGGGAGTGatgttctcctccctcccacctgggcacactggaAG GTACCTGGAGGGTGACGTGAAGGACGCTTCTGCCGCAGCCGTGCTGACGTCGGGGGCCATCGCGGTGTGGGACCTGCTGCTGGGCCGGTGCACGGCCCTGCTGCCCCCGGGCCCGGAGGAGAGCTGGGCGCTGGCCCGCTGGGCCACCACCAGTGCCTGCCTGCTGGCCGGGCAGCGGGACGGGACCGTCTGCCTGTACCGGTaccggcagccccagccaggagcggCCTGA